In one window of Palaemon carinicauda isolate YSFRI2023 chromosome 2, ASM3689809v2, whole genome shotgun sequence DNA:
- the LOC137615499 gene encoding serine-aspartate repeat-containing protein I-like: protein MKMQAATAAAEVEERKAAAAERAATAAAEVEERKAAAAERAATAATLVERERAAAAERAATAAAELEERKAAAAERKAAAAASLERIMVETALEQQEKASEQKNNALRVRLQIEREAATVTERDLAFIRLKEKEEGKLIPEPFDVGKVQKLLPTFEEREPDNYFSVFEDTAKNLNWPQDKWYLIIRNSFKGKALSVCATMLEEHDYFIIKQAILDAYSITAEGYRQIFRNSQKQVQQTFLEFMNGKIKQFQKWVDKVDVKTFEQLKDLIVMEEFLRKIPGSIKCVSKRAE, encoded by the coding sequence atgaagatgcaagccgcaactgccgccgctgaggtagaagaaaggaaagccgctgctgctgaacgagccgcaactgccgctgctgaggtagaagaaaggaaagcagctgctgctgaacgagccgcaactgccgcaactctggtagaacgagaaagagccgctgctgctgaacgagccgcaactgccgccgctgagttagaagagaggaaagccgctgctgctgagcgcaaggctgctgccgctgcttccctagaacgtatcatggtggaaactgctttggagcaacaagaaaaagcaagtgaacagaaaaacaacgctctccgtgttaggctgcagattgagagagaagcggccacagtaacagaacgggatctggcatttataagactgaaagaaaaggaagaaggtaagctaattcccgaaccctttgatgtgggcaaggtgcagaaattgctgcccacatttgaagaacgggaacctgataactacttttctgtgttcgaagacacagccaagaatctcaattggcctcaggacaaatggtatttgatcatcaggaactcatttaaaggtaaagcattatctgtatgtgccactatgttagaggaacatgattatttcataattaaacaggcaatccttgatgcttattctattactgctgaaggatataggcaaatatttcgtaatagtcagaagcaagttcagcagacctttttagaatttatgaatggaaagattaaacagtttcagaagtgggtagacaaagtagatgtcaaaactttcgagcagttgaaagatttaatagtaatggaggagttcttaaggaaaataccaggtagcattaaatgtgtatctaagagagcagaatga